Proteins encoded within one genomic window of Candidatus Binatia bacterium:
- a CDS encoding LLM class F420-dependent oxidoreductase: MSRTSGTILFLAFLLAFDANPVAGVEFGVQLAPEKLDYDSLRRAFQLVERLGYESVWLNDHFLPLQGDEDDPHFETWTLLPALGKATQKIRVGVLVSGNTYRHPAVLAKMAATVDHILGGRLEFGIGAGWAEREHRAYGIPFYTARERAERLGEALETILRLWTRDRADFRGRYYRLEDAPFAPKPLQRPHPPIVVGGQGRKWILPLVARYADEWNVPVGIDPEGIRARKEILHAECQRVGRTPCVERISVMLPLVHMSGLPLAEPLTRLYARTFYSEGVARSLLAGSPESIRERIRAYVDAGVTRIVVTTRPRFAPELLERFAREVVPAFR; encoded by the coding sequence GTGTCGAGAACGTCCGGCACGATCCTTTTTCTCGCCTTTCTTCTGGCTTTCGACGCGAACCCCGTCGCCGGCGTCGAGTTCGGCGTCCAGCTCGCGCCGGAAAAGCTCGACTACGACTCGCTCCGCCGAGCCTTCCAGCTCGTCGAGCGACTCGGCTACGAATCCGTGTGGCTCAACGACCACTTTCTCCCCCTGCAGGGGGACGAGGACGACCCCCACTTCGAGACCTGGACGCTTCTGCCGGCTCTCGGGAAAGCCACGCAAAAGATCCGGGTCGGGGTTCTCGTGAGCGGCAACACCTACCGGCATCCGGCCGTCCTGGCGAAGATGGCAGCGACCGTGGATCACATCCTGGGAGGCCGCCTCGAGTTCGGGATCGGGGCGGGCTGGGCCGAGAGGGAGCATCGGGCTTACGGCATTCCCTTCTACACGGCGCGCGAGCGGGCCGAGCGGCTCGGCGAGGCGCTCGAGACGATACTCCGTCTCTGGACGCGCGATCGCGCCGATTTCCGGGGCCGGTACTACCGGCTCGAGGACGCCCCCTTCGCCCCGAAGCCGCTCCAGCGCCCCCACCCTCCGATCGTCGTCGGGGGCCAGGGGAGGAAGTGGATCCTGCCGCTCGTGGCCCGCTACGCCGACGAGTGGAACGTCCCGGTGGGCATCGATCCCGAGGGAATCCGCGCGCGAAAGGAGATTCTCCACGCCGAGTGCCAGCGGGTGGGCCGCACACCTTGCGTCGAGCGCATCTCGGTCATGCTCCCCCTCGTCCACATGTCGGGCCTCCCGCTCGCCGAGCCGCTCACGCGACTCTACGCCCGGACGTTCTACTCCGAAGGGGTGGCCCGCTCGCTCCTTGCCGGCTCGCCCGAGAGCATCCGCGAGCGGATCCGAGCGTACGTGGACGCGGGTGTCACGCGGATCGTCGTGACGACGCGGCCTCGCTTCGCGCCCGAGCTTCTCGAACGCTTCGCCAGAGAAGTCGTACCCGCCTTCCGCTGA
- a CDS encoding serine/threonine protein phosphatase — protein sequence MSGRVFVVGDIHGCPDELAALLEALRPRPDDRFVFLGDYIDRGPSPKDVVEILLDLESRGVPCTFLRGNHEDMFLDYLGLGGRHGDAFLFNGGEATLASYGLRAGARSELASRLPETHRRFFEKLVLWERLGDVLCVHAGLRPGRSLEEQDPEDLVWIREEFLWNPHDFGFTVLFGHTPHREVFVDLPYKVGLDTGLVYGNKLSCLELGEPRLFQVRRGSKEVRELEFRWERALRPSSPRGGA from the coding sequence GTGAGCGGAAGGGTCTTCGTCGTAGGGGACATCCACGGATGTCCCGACGAGCTCGCCGCCTTGCTCGAGGCGCTCCGGCCCCGGCCGGACGACCGGTTCGTGTTTCTCGGCGATTACATCGATCGCGGCCCCTCTCCGAAAGACGTCGTCGAGATCCTTCTCGACCTCGAAAGCCGGGGCGTTCCGTGCACGTTTCTCCGGGGAAACCACGAAGACATGTTCCTCGACTACCTCGGGCTCGGCGGCCGGCACGGGGACGCGTTTCTCTTCAACGGCGGCGAGGCCACTCTCGCAAGCTACGGACTCCGAGCGGGCGCGCGGTCGGAGCTCGCCTCTCGGCTCCCCGAGACACACCGCAGGTTTTTCGAGAAGCTCGTCCTCTGGGAGCGGCTGGGTGATGTTCTCTGCGTGCATGCCGGACTCCGGCCGGGCCGCTCCCTCGAGGAGCAGGACCCCGAGGATCTGGTCTGGATCCGCGAGGAGTTTCTCTGGAATCCGCACGACTTCGGGTTCACGGTGCTCTTCGGGCACACGCCGCACCGCGAAGTGTTCGTCGACTTGCCCTACAAGGTCGGCCTGGACACGGGGCTCGTCTACGGGAACAAGCTTTCGTGTCTCGAGCTCGGCGAGCCTCGGCTTTTTCAGGTGCGTCGGGGAAGCAAAGAGGTGCGGGAGCTCGAGTTCCGTTGGGAGCGGGCGCTGCGACCGAGCTCGCCCCGCGGTGGGGCGTGA
- a CDS encoding methylmalonyl Co-A mutase-associated GTPase MeaB, producing MFLRGLEADRIADVAERRVVEPESTELVSRMLGGDRLALAKLITRVENRHPDTPRILSAIHPHCGRAYTIGVTGPPGAGKSTLVDRLAAWLRERNYRVGVVAVDPSSPFSGGAVLGDRIRMQKHFLDEGVFIRSLSTRGTHGGLARATRHVVRLLDAFGKDFVLTETVGVGQTELDVARLADTTVVVLVPEAGDTVQAMKAGLLEIADIFVVNKADREGAQRLAQELRGMLELRPASGWQVPVLLTSAEKGEGIDELAARILEHRDFLARSSSREERAARVRREEFRQMLAEEIGRRIEAALENGRFAELLGQVDRGEVEPFEAVLRILDAEDAADLLRPEGRKTPEGGVSGP from the coding sequence GTGTTCCTTCGCGGGCTCGAGGCGGATAGAATCGCGGACGTGGCGGAACGTCGAGTCGTGGAGCCGGAGAGCACGGAACTGGTGAGCCGGATGCTCGGCGGGGATCGCCTGGCGCTCGCCAAGCTCATCACGCGTGTCGAAAACCGGCACCCAGACACGCCGAGGATTCTCTCGGCCATCCACCCGCACTGCGGCCGCGCTTACACGATCGGTGTCACCGGTCCTCCGGGCGCCGGCAAGTCCACCCTCGTGGACCGGCTCGCGGCCTGGCTTCGCGAGCGCAACTACCGGGTCGGGGTCGTGGCCGTGGATCCCTCGAGCCCTTTCAGCGGCGGCGCCGTGCTCGGCGACCGGATCCGGATGCAGAAACACTTTCTCGACGAAGGGGTTTTCATCCGGAGCTTGAGCACTCGGGGGACGCACGGTGGACTCGCCCGGGCCACGCGCCACGTCGTTCGGCTGCTCGACGCCTTCGGAAAGGATTTCGTCCTCACGGAGACGGTCGGCGTGGGACAGACGGAGCTCGACGTCGCGCGTCTGGCCGACACGACGGTCGTGGTCCTCGTGCCGGAAGCGGGGGACACGGTGCAGGCGATGAAGGCGGGGCTTCTCGAGATCGCCGACATCTTCGTCGTCAACAAGGCGGACCGGGAGGGAGCGCAGAGGCTCGCGCAGGAGCTACGGGGGATGCTCGAGCTGCGCCCGGCTTCGGGATGGCAGGTCCCCGTGCTGCTCACGAGCGCGGAGAAGGGAGAGGGGATCGACGAGCTCGCCGCCAGGATCCTCGAACACCGCGACTTCCTCGCGCGCTCGAGCTCCCGGGAGGAGCGGGCGGCCCGGGTGCGGCGCGAAGAATTCCGGCAGATGCTCGCCGAAGAGATCGGCCGGCGAATCGAGGCAGCCCTCGAGAACGGACGGTTCGCGGAGCTCCTCGGGCAGGTCGATCGCGGAGAAGTCGAGCCCTTCGAGGCCGTCTTGCGAATCCTGGATGCGGAGGACGCCGCCGATTTGCTGCGGCCCGAAGGCCGCAAGACACCGGAAGGAGGGGTTTCGGGACCGTGA
- the groL gene encoding 60 kDa chaperonin — translation MPAKMIKLGEEARMRILRGVGILADAVTVTLGPKGRNVVIEKSWGAPTVTKDGVTVAKELELEDKFENMGAQMVKEVASKTSDVAGDGTTTATVLARAIFVEGCKMVAAGHDPMSLKRGIDKAVAKAVEALKEISKPTKGRQEIAQVGAISANGDQTIGDIIAEAMDKVGKEGVITVEEAKSLDTTLEVVEGMQFDRGYLSPYFVTDPDRMEAVLEDPFILIHEKKISSMKDLLPLLEQVARSGKPLLVIAEDVEGEALATLVVNKIRGTLKACAVKAPGFGERRKAMLEDIAILTGGRMIAEELGVRLENVTLDDLGRCKRVVVDKDNTTIVDGAGKKSEIEARIKQIRTQIEETTSDYDREKLQERLAKLVGGVAVIKVGAATEVEMKEKKARVEDAMHATRAAVEEGIVPGGGVALVRAAAALADLQLPDEEQLGVRIVRRAMEEPARQIAANAGHDGSVVLEKIKEGKGGFGFNAATEQFEDLVKAGIIDPTKVVRIALQNAASVAGLLLTTEAMVAEKPEEKKPAATPPPEF, via the coding sequence ATGCCTGCGAAAATGATCAAGCTGGGCGAGGAAGCACGCATGCGAATTCTGCGCGGCGTGGGCATCCTGGCGGATGCCGTGACGGTCACGCTCGGGCCCAAAGGGCGGAACGTCGTGATCGAGAAGTCCTGGGGTGCCCCGACGGTGACCAAAGACGGGGTCACGGTCGCCAAGGAGCTCGAGCTCGAGGACAAGTTCGAGAACATGGGTGCGCAGATGGTCAAGGAAGTCGCCTCCAAGACCTCGGACGTGGCGGGTGACGGAACGACGACGGCGACCGTTCTGGCCCGCGCGATTTTCGTCGAGGGGTGCAAGATGGTGGCCGCGGGTCACGATCCCATGAGCCTCAAGCGCGGGATCGACAAGGCCGTGGCCAAGGCCGTGGAGGCTCTCAAGGAGATTTCCAAGCCCACGAAGGGGCGGCAGGAAATCGCGCAGGTCGGCGCGATTTCGGCCAACGGTGACCAGACGATCGGGGACATCATCGCGGAGGCCATGGACAAGGTCGGCAAAGAAGGCGTGATCACGGTGGAGGAGGCGAAAAGCCTCGACACGACTCTCGAAGTCGTCGAGGGCATGCAGTTCGACCGGGGTTACCTCTCGCCTTACTTCGTGACCGACCCCGACCGCATGGAAGCCGTCCTCGAGGACCCCTTCATCCTGATCCACGAGAAGAAAATCAGCTCCATGAAGGACCTGCTCCCGCTGCTCGAGCAGGTGGCAAGGTCCGGGAAGCCTCTTCTGGTGATCGCCGAGGATGTCGAGGGCGAAGCTCTGGCGACGCTCGTCGTCAACAAGATCCGGGGCACGCTCAAGGCTTGTGCCGTCAAGGCCCCGGGCTTCGGTGAGCGGCGCAAAGCCATGCTCGAGGACATCGCGATCCTGACCGGGGGTCGGATGATCGCCGAAGAGCTGGGGGTCCGGCTCGAGAACGTGACACTCGACGACCTCGGTCGCTGCAAGCGGGTCGTCGTCGACAAGGACAACACGACGATCGTCGACGGAGCGGGGAAGAAGTCCGAGATCGAGGCCCGCATCAAGCAGATCCGGACCCAGATCGAAGAAACCACCTCGGACTACGACCGCGAGAAGCTGCAGGAGCGTCTCGCGAAACTCGTGGGCGGCGTGGCGGTCATCAAGGTCGGCGCGGCGACGGAAGTGGAGATGAAGGAAAAGAAAGCCCGTGTCGAGGACGCCATGCACGCCACCCGTGCCGCGGTCGAAGAAGGCATCGTGCCCGGTGGCGGTGTGGCACTCGTCCGGGCGGCGGCCGCCCTGGCCGATCTCCAGCTGCCCGACGAAGAGCAGCTCGGCGTCCGCATCGTTCGCCGGGCGATGGAAGAGCCCGCCCGGCAGATCGCGGCCAACGCGGGTCACGACGGATCCGTGGTGCTCGAGAAGATCAAGGAGGGCAAGGGCGGTTTCGGTTTCAACGCCGCCACCGAACAGTTCGAGGACCTCGTGAAGGCGGGGATCATCGACCCGACGAAGGTCGTCCGCATCGCACTCCAGAACGCGGCTTCGGTGGCCGGGCTCCTGCTCACCACCGAAGCCATGGTGGCCGAGAAACCGGAGGAGAAAAAGCCCGCCGCGACCCCACCGCCCGAGTTCTGA
- a CDS encoding hypothetical protein (possible pseudo, frameshifted), with protein MTEPLERRAILSGVGQSAIGRRLFRDDLDLTCEAALRAIADAGLRPDDIDGIAAYPGPVQGGPGFSGPGIYEVQDALGIEVRWHLSGLEGPGQIMPVIAACFAVAAGLARHVLVYRTVTESTAAADTGRRGIGAGSAEIRGFGAFLIPFGAMSAANWLALYARRHMHEYGTKREHLAAIALTDRRHAALNPAAVYREPLTMEDYFAARMVSDPFCLYDCDVPVDGSTAVVVSTADAAGDLPHPPVRVNAVGTALGKRPVWDQWPDITTMAARDAARHMWSRTELRPADVDTAQLYDGFSFLTLVWLEALGFCGKGESGPFVEGGSRIALGGELPLNTWGGQLSGGRLHGFGFLAEACRQLRGECGERQVPDCEVAVVGVGGGPVGGCMLLTR; from the coding sequence GTGACGGAACCCCTCGAGCGGCGCGCGATCCTTTCCGGCGTCGGCCAGTCGGCGATCGGGAGGAGGCTTTTTCGGGACGATCTCGATCTCACGTGCGAGGCCGCGCTCCGGGCCATTGCCGACGCGGGACTCCGGCCCGACGACATCGACGGGATCGCCGCGTATCCGGGGCCCGTGCAGGGTGGTCCCGGTTTCAGCGGGCCGGGCATCTACGAAGTGCAGGACGCGCTCGGAATCGAAGTCCGCTGGCATCTCTCGGGACTCGAGGGCCCCGGGCAGATCATGCCCGTGATTGCGGCTTGCTTTGCGGTGGCGGCCGGTCTTGCCCGCCACGTGCTCGTCTACCGCACGGTCACGGAGTCCACGGCGGCGGCGGACACGGGCCGCCGCGGGATCGGCGCGGGCTCGGCCGAGATCCGCGGTTTCGGAGCATTCCTGATACCGTTCGGGGCCATGTCGGCCGCCAACTGGTTGGCCCTCTATGCCCGCAGACACATGCACGAGTACGGGACCAAACGGGAGCATCTCGCGGCGATCGCGCTGACCGACCGGCGACACGCCGCGCTGAATCCGGCGGCCGTCTACCGCGAACCGCTCACGATGGAGGACTACTTCGCCGCCCGGATGGTGAGCGACCCTTTCTGTCTCTACGACTGCGACGTTCCCGTGGACGGTTCGACGGCCGTCGTCGTCTCGACTGCCGACGCGGCCGGGGACCTGCCGCACCCGCCCGTCCGGGTCAACGCGGTAGGGACGGCCCTGGGGAAGCGCCCGGTCTGGGACCAGTGGCCGGACATCACGACCATGGCCGCTCGGGACGCGGCGCGGCACATGTGGTCCCGTACGGAGCTTCGGCCGGCCGACGTCGACACGGCGCAGCTTTACGACGGTTTTTCGTTCCTCACGCTGGTGTGGCTCGAAGCCCTCGGTTTCTGCGGGAAGGGCGAAAGCGGGCCTTTCGTCGAGGGGGGGAGCCGCATCGCACTCGGGGGCGAACTTCCCCTGAACACCTGGGGCGGGCAGCTTTCGGGGGGCAGGCTCCACGGCTTCGGTTTTCTGGCCGAGGCGTGTCGGCAGCTCCGGGGGGAGTGCGGCGAACGACAGGTTCCGGATTGCGAGGTAGCGGTGGTCGGCGTGGGTGGGGGGCCGGTCGGGGGGTGCATGCTCCTGACGCGCTGA
- a CDS encoding hypothetical protein (possible pseudo, frameshifted) yields the protein MAGFFRPLPALEPLTAPFWRACRAGRLEFLHCPRCSYFVHPPRPICPRCRQGELERRAVSGRGVLYSYTVNHKAWYPGQEVPYVIGLVELAEQEGLRLTTNIVNCPPERLRIGLPVRVVFEVLNDEVALPLFEPAEEGR from the coding sequence ATGGCCGGCTTTTTTCGCCCCCTTCCCGCGCTCGAGCCCCTGACCGCTCCCTTCTGGCGGGCTTGCCGGGCCGGTCGGCTCGAATTTCTCCACTGTCCCCGGTGCTCCTACTTCGTCCATCCTCCCCGGCCGATCTGCCCGAGGTGCCGGCAGGGAGAGCTCGAACGGCGCGCGGTGAGCGGCCGGGGCGTTCTCTACAGCTACACCGTCAACCACAAGGCCTGGTATCCGGGCCAGGAGGTCCCGTACGTCATCGGGCTCGTGGAGCTCGCCGAGCAAGAGGGACTGCGGCTTACGACGAACATCGTGAACTGCCCCCCCGAGCGACTCCGGATCGGTCTGCCGGTCCGCGTGGTTTTCGAGGTCCTCAACGACGAGGTCGCACTCCCGCTTTTCGAACCGGCGGAGGAGGGCAGGTGA
- a CDS encoding short-chain dehydrogenase, with protein sequence MELADLFRLHGKVALVTGASSGLGVEFARALALAGADLALLARRRERLERVAAELSSSSGVRALALPADVRRREEIERAVERASSELGPVEILVNNAGVAPYGPAETHSREAWREAVETNLDAVFDCCQIVGRRMIELGRGGRIVNVTSVFGSVACGIFRNVGYVATKAAVENLTRQLAVEWARHGITVNAIAPAWFPSEMNASILESPEKTERILRMTPMRRLGEPRELWTALLFLVSPYSSYVTGSVVRVDGGWTAW encoded by the coding sequence ATGGAGCTCGCGGACCTCTTCCGCCTGCATGGCAAGGTGGCGCTCGTCACCGGCGCCTCCTCGGGGCTCGGGGTCGAGTTCGCCCGCGCTCTGGCACTCGCGGGGGCGGACCTGGCGCTGCTCGCCCGGCGGCGCGAGCGGCTCGAGCGGGTCGCAGCCGAGCTCTCTTCGTCCTCCGGCGTTCGCGCCCTGGCCCTTCCGGCCGACGTGCGGCGACGGGAGGAAATCGAGCGGGCGGTCGAGCGGGCGTCGTCCGAGCTCGGGCCCGTCGAGATCCTCGTGAACAACGCCGGCGTGGCTCCGTACGGTCCCGCCGAGACGCACTCCCGCGAAGCCTGGAGAGAGGCCGTGGAGACCAACCTGGACGCCGTTTTCGACTGCTGCCAGATCGTCGGCAGGCGGATGATCGAGCTCGGGCGCGGCGGCAGGATCGTGAACGTCACCTCCGTGTTCGGCTCGGTTGCCTGCGGGATTTTCCGCAACGTGGGCTACGTCGCGACGAAGGCGGCCGTGGAAAACTTGACTCGCCAGCTCGCCGTGGAGTGGGCGCGTCACGGGATCACGGTGAACGCCATCGCGCCGGCGTGGTTTCCCTCGGAAATGAACGCTTCCATCCTCGAGAGCCCGGAGAAGACGGAAAGAATCCTCCGCATGACGCCCATGAGGAGACTCGGCGAGCCGCGGGAACTCTGGACGGCCCTTCTGTTTCTCGTTTCGCCCTACTCTTCGTACGTGACGGGCAGCGTCGTGCGAGTCGACGGTGGCTGGACGGCCTGGTAA
- the def gene encoding peptide deformylase, whose amino-acid sequence MAILKVAHLGHPILRQVAEPVPPEAIRSPEIQRLVDDMIETMREYDGAGLAAPQVHVSRRIVVYEVEENRRYPDADPVPLRVLVNPTIVPLTERTEEDWEGCLSVPGLRGKVPRAVRVRVRAWDRNGGKIDEVVEGFHARVVQHECDHLDGKVFLDRMKSLESLAFLPEFERYHLGRGRPGHASR is encoded by the coding sequence ATGGCAATCCTCAAAGTCGCCCATCTCGGCCATCCGATCCTCCGGCAGGTTGCCGAACCCGTGCCGCCCGAGGCGATCCGCTCGCCGGAGATCCAGAGGCTCGTCGACGACATGATCGAGACGATGCGCGAGTACGACGGGGCGGGCCTCGCAGCTCCGCAGGTCCACGTGTCGCGACGTATCGTCGTGTACGAGGTCGAGGAGAACCGGCGCTACCCGGACGCCGATCCCGTTCCACTGCGCGTTCTCGTGAACCCGACGATCGTTCCTCTCACGGAGAGGACCGAAGAGGACTGGGAGGGATGCCTGAGCGTGCCGGGCCTCAGGGGGAAGGTCCCCAGGGCGGTCAGGGTCCGGGTGCGGGCCTGGGACCGGAACGGCGGGAAAATCGACGAGGTCGTCGAAGGTTTCCACGCCCGGGTCGTCCAGCACGAATGCGACCACCTGGACGGGAAGGTGTTTCTCGACCGGATGAAGAGTCTCGAATCGCTTGCTTTTCTCCCGGAGTTCGAGCGCTACCACCTCGGGCGCGGCCGGCCCGGCCACGCGTCGCGCTAG
- the glmS gene encoding glutamine--fructose-6-phosphate aminotransferase [isomerizing], whose protein sequence is MCGIVGYVGKQDALPILIAGLYRLEYRGYDSAGVALVARGGLKVHKRAGKIRQLEASLPKRLKGHIGIAHTRWATHGAPSDANSHPHLDCKQKIAVVHNGIIENAAELRAQLERQGHVFRSETDTEVLAHLIESANGRDLTEAVRLALGAVRGTYGIAVLDERFPDRLVVARNGSPVVIGLGDREMFVASDVAALVRHTQHVVFLDDREIATVEAGGFRTSTLDDEPREKSPARVQWGYEAYDRGSYPHYMLKEIMEQPEACERTLKGRLDHQFGTARFGGIHLSARDLLEIRRVKILGCGSAYYAGMAGAHMIETLTRIPADAEPASEFRYRNPVIEKEALYIAVSQSGETADTLAAVREIRRKGGHVMGIVNVVGSSIARECGGGIYIHAGPEIAVASTKAFTCTLVAFALFALHLGRIRDLSPGEGKRLIDALQRLPGQIAEVLRGAERIRRTALKYARAANAFFIGRAQGYPVALEGAQKLKEISYIHAEAYPASELKHGPLALICPETPTFVVLPHDDLYEKTLSSLQEVRARKGPVVAVTNPGDERLASLVDDVLVVPPTEPVLSPILLTIPLQLVAYYVAVELGRDVDQPRNLAKSVTVE, encoded by the coding sequence ATGTGTGGAATCGTGGGTTACGTGGGCAAGCAAGACGCGCTGCCGATCCTGATCGCGGGACTCTACCGCCTCGAGTATCGGGGCTACGACTCGGCCGGCGTGGCGCTCGTCGCACGCGGAGGACTCAAGGTACACAAGCGAGCCGGGAAGATCCGGCAGCTCGAGGCGTCGCTGCCCAAGCGGCTCAAGGGCCACATCGGCATCGCTCACACCCGTTGGGCGACCCACGGCGCCCCGAGCGACGCGAACTCCCATCCCCACCTCGATTGCAAGCAGAAAATCGCCGTCGTCCACAACGGCATCATCGAGAACGCCGCGGAACTGCGCGCTCAGCTCGAACGGCAGGGACACGTCTTCCGTTCGGAGACGGACACCGAGGTGCTCGCGCACCTGATCGAGTCGGCGAACGGCCGGGATCTCACCGAAGCCGTGAGGCTCGCCCTCGGTGCCGTACGGGGCACCTACGGCATCGCCGTCCTCGACGAGCGTTTCCCCGACCGGCTCGTCGTCGCCCGCAACGGTAGCCCCGTCGTCATCGGCCTCGGAGACAGGGAAATGTTCGTGGCCTCGGACGTCGCCGCTCTCGTGCGCCACACGCAGCACGTCGTCTTCCTCGACGACCGCGAGATCGCCACCGTCGAGGCCGGGGGATTCCGGACCTCGACCCTCGACGACGAGCCGCGGGAAAAAAGCCCCGCGCGGGTGCAGTGGGGTTACGAAGCCTACGACCGCGGGAGCTACCCCCACTACATGCTCAAGGAAATCATGGAGCAGCCCGAAGCCTGCGAGAGGACGCTCAAGGGCCGGCTCGACCACCAGTTCGGGACGGCACGGTTCGGCGGGATCCACCTCTCCGCCCGCGACCTTCTCGAGATCCGCCGCGTGAAAATCCTCGGGTGCGGCTCCGCGTACTACGCCGGCATGGCCGGAGCCCACATGATCGAGACCCTCACGCGCATCCCGGCCGACGCCGAGCCCGCCTCCGAGTTCCGCTACCGGAACCCGGTGATCGAAAAAGAAGCCCTCTACATCGCCGTGAGCCAGTCGGGCGAGACCGCCGACACGCTGGCCGCGGTCCGGGAAATCCGCCGCAAGGGAGGCCACGTGATGGGGATCGTCAACGTGGTCGGGAGCAGCATCGCGCGGGAGTGCGGCGGGGGAATCTACATCCATGCGGGCCCGGAAATCGCCGTGGCCTCCACGAAAGCTTTCACCTGCACGCTCGTCGCCTTCGCGCTCTTCGCCCTCCACCTCGGCCGTATCCGCGACCTCTCGCCCGGGGAGGGCAAGAGGCTGATCGACGCCCTGCAGAGGCTCCCGGGCCAGATCGCCGAGGTGCTGCGAGGTGCCGAGCGGATCCGCCGGACGGCCCTCAAGTACGCGCGAGCCGCGAACGCGTTTTTCATCGGCCGCGCCCAGGGGTACCCGGTCGCCCTCGAAGGCGCCCAGAAACTCAAGGAAATCTCCTACATCCACGCCGAAGCCTACCCGGCGTCCGAGCTCAAGCACGGGCCACTCGCCCTGATCTGCCCCGAAACCCCCACCTTCGTCGTCCTCCCCCACGACGACCTCTACGAGAAGACGCTTTCCTCCCTCCAGGAGGTGCGGGCGCGCAAGGGCCCGGTCGTGGCCGTCACGAACCCGGGAGACGAGCGGCTCGCCTCGCTCGTCGACGACGTCCTTGTCGTTCCGCCCACCGAGCCCGTCCTGAGCCCGATCCTCCTGACGATCCCGCTCCAACTCGTCGCTTACTACGTCGCCGTCGAGCTCGGGCGCGACGTCGACCAACCCCGGAACCTGGCCAAGAGCGTCACGGTCGAGTAA
- the ivd gene encoding isovaleryl-CoA dehydrogenase — MREPAGARPFDLYAPTEEHRMLARTLEEFVRNEVEPQADESNRAERFNLGLFRRAAELGLLGLTVPAEDGGAGLDAVAAVMVHEALSTSDPGFALAYLAHSVLFVNNFYRNANPEQRRAILPHVLSGEWVGGMCMTEPEAGTDVLAMRTTARREGDHYVLDGRKIFVTNGAIDDTTPGDVFLVYARTGERAISTFVVRKDFPGFRLGQRLKNKLGMRSSTTAELVFDGCRVPRDHLLGEEGQSLLHMMRNLEIERVTLAAMSLGIARRCLEVMVRHANERKTFGVPIREHGQIQRYIAESYARFRAARAYVYATASRMDLDRAGGRPDADGCKLFAATVGKEIADHAIQVLGGYGYMGEYVVERLWRDAKLLEIGGGTLEAHQKNITKDLCRDPSWLDR; from the coding sequence ATGAGAGAACCGGCGGGAGCTCGTCCCTTCGACCTTTACGCTCCGACCGAAGAGCACCGGATGCTCGCTCGCACCCTCGAGGAGTTCGTTCGGAACGAGGTGGAGCCGCAGGCGGACGAATCGAACCGGGCCGAGCGCTTCAACCTCGGGCTCTTCCGCCGCGCGGCCGAGCTCGGGCTTCTCGGCCTGACCGTTCCCGCCGAAGACGGCGGCGCCGGCCTCGACGCGGTGGCGGCCGTGATGGTACACGAGGCGCTTTCCACCTCGGACCCGGGCTTCGCGCTCGCCTACCTCGCGCATTCCGTTCTCTTCGTGAACAACTTCTACCGGAACGCGAACCCCGAGCAGCGCCGGGCCATCCTGCCGCACGTTCTCTCGGGAGAGTGGGTGGGCGGGATGTGCATGACGGAGCCCGAGGCCGGAACGGACGTCCTCGCCATGCGAACGACGGCGCGGCGCGAGGGCGACCACTACGTGCTCGACGGGCGGAAGATCTTCGTGACGAACGGGGCGATCGACGACACGACCCCCGGGGACGTCTTTCTCGTCTACGCCCGGACCGGAGAGCGGGCCATCAGCACGTTCGTCGTCCGGAAGGATTTCCCCGGGTTCCGGCTCGGGCAGCGGCTCAAGAACAAGCTCGGCATGCGCTCCTCCACGACCGCGGAACTCGTCTTCGACGGCTGCCGCGTGCCGAGAGACCACCTCCTCGGCGAAGAAGGGCAGAGCCTCCTCCACATGATGCGCAACCTCGAGATCGAGCGGGTCACGCTCGCCGCCATGTCGCTCGGCATCGCGCGGCGCTGCCTCGAAGTCATGGTGCGACACGCGAACGAGCGAAAGACGTTCGGCGTACCGATCCGCGAGCATGGCCAGATCCAGCGCTACATCGCCGAGTCCTACGCGCGCTTCCGGGCCGCCCGGGCCTACGTGTACGCCACGGCGAGCCGGATGGATCTCGATCGGGCCGGGGGGCGACCGGATGCCGACGGCTGCAAGCTCTTCGCGGCCACGGTCGGCAAGGAAATCGCCGACCACGCGATCCAGGTGCTCGGCGGCTACGGTTACATGGGGGAGTACGTCGTCGAGCGGCTCTGGCGGGACGCGAAACTCCTCGAGATCGGGGGCGGCACGCTCGAGGCGCACCAGAAAAACATCACGAAAGACCTCTGCCGCGACCCGAGCTGGCTCGACCGCTGA